Proteins encoded within one genomic window of Flavobacterium sp. NG2:
- the guaA gene encoding glutamine-hydrolyzing GMP synthase produces the protein MQHNVLILDFGSQYTQLIARRVRELNIFCEIFPYNHFPDDLSSYKAVILGGSPFSVRGEEAPHPDLSQIRGKLPMLAVCYGAQYLAHFSGGEVAASNTREYGRANLSYIKEGETFFEGVSENSQVWMSHSDSIKALPTNGVKLASTHDVEYAAYKIEGETTYAIQYHPEVFHSTDGSKMLENFLVKIAEVPQNFTPNAFVEEIVAEMKEKIGNDKVVLGLSGGVDSTVAAVLLHKAIGKNLYCIFVNNGLLRKNEFQSVLDQYEGMGLNVKGVDASQRFYDALAGIEDPEKKRKAIGNAFIEVFDDESHKIEDVTWLAQGTIYPDVIESVSVKGPSATIKSHHNVGGLPDYMKLKIVEPLRMLFKDEVRRVGATLGIDPELLGRHPFPGPGLSIRILGDITLEKVRILQDVDKVFIDGLKSWGLYDKVWQAGAILLPVNSVGVMGDERTYEKVVALRAVESTDGMTADWVHLPYEFLMKVSNDIINKVKGVNRVVYDISSKPPATIEWE, from the coding sequence GTCAAGTTATAAAGCGGTAATTTTAGGAGGAAGTCCTTTTTCTGTTAGAGGAGAAGAAGCTCCACATCCTGATTTATCTCAAATTAGAGGTAAACTGCCTATGCTTGCCGTTTGTTACGGAGCACAATATTTAGCCCATTTTAGTGGAGGTGAAGTTGCTGCATCTAATACAAGAGAATACGGTAGAGCTAATTTATCCTATATTAAGGAAGGTGAAACTTTCTTTGAAGGTGTTTCTGAAAATAGCCAAGTTTGGATGAGTCATAGTGATAGTATCAAAGCTTTGCCTACCAATGGAGTAAAGTTAGCCAGTACACATGATGTGGAATATGCTGCATACAAAATTGAAGGAGAAACTACTTATGCTATTCAATACCATCCTGAGGTTTTTCACTCAACTGATGGTTCAAAAATGTTAGAGAACTTCTTGGTGAAAATTGCCGAAGTGCCTCAAAATTTTACTCCTAACGCTTTCGTTGAAGAAATCGTTGCCGAAATGAAAGAGAAAATCGGAAACGACAAAGTTGTTTTAGGTCTTTCAGGAGGTGTAGATTCAACAGTAGCTGCGGTTTTATTGCACAAAGCAATTGGTAAAAACCTATATTGTATTTTTGTTAATAACGGTTTGCTACGTAAAAATGAATTCCAAAGCGTATTAGATCAATATGAAGGAATGGGCTTGAATGTAAAAGGAGTGGATGCTTCTCAACGGTTCTATGATGCCTTAGCTGGAATTGAAGATCCTGAAAAGAAAAGAAAAGCCATTGGAAATGCCTTTATCGAAGTATTTGATGATGAATCACATAAAATTGAAGATGTTACTTGGTTAGCTCAAGGAACAATATATCCTGACGTTATCGAATCGGTTTCTGTAAAAGGACCATCAGCAACGATTAAATCACACCATAATGTGGGTGGTTTGCCTGATTATATGAAATTAAAAATCGTTGAACCTTTGCGTATGCTTTTCAAAGATGAAGTACGTAGAGTAGGAGCGACTTTAGGAATTGATCCAGAATTATTAGGAAGACATCCTTTCCCTGGACCAGGATTGTCTATTCGTATATTAGGAGACATTACTTTAGAGAAAGTTAGAATCTTACAAGATGTAGATAAAGTGTTTATCGACGGATTAAAATCTTGGGGATTGTACGATAAAGTTTGGCAAGCCGGTGCTATTTTACTTCCAGTAAATAGTGTAGGTGTTATGGGTGATGAGCGTACTTATGAAAAAGTAGTGGCACTTCGTGCAGTAGAATCTACAGACGGAATGACGGCTGACTGGGTACATTTACCTTATGAGTTTTTGATGAAAGTATCTAACGATATTATCAATAAAGTTAAAGGAGTGAACCGTGTCGTTTATGATATTAGTTCTAAGCCACCAGCAACTATTGAGTGGGAATAA
- a CDS encoding LysM peptidoglycan-binding domain-containing protein gives MKYFFIICLQFFLFINVSFSQEKTITHKVEADETIVEIAKKYQVTPYDIYQLNPDAQKRLKPNMVLLIPSKAGAKVTAVAPKLTLPTGSHEVMPKETIYGIQKQYGITEEALKKANPFLETDGLQIGQVLVIPYNRLNKSEAPVVTEKSVYHEVLPKETKYSIAKQYGITIEELEKLNPEIVPNLTIGYKLLINGAPTPAKVIKTVEPLEVKKVVLNPLANDLKKEVTYTTYEVKPQETLYSLSKMFDLSQDELIKLNPALINGVTIGMVLKVPSKTALQNQVKKEFTSLSNIIAEGKRKRLVMLLPFNIPNVQGDTVNSTTERLKKDKFLNMTMDFYAGALMAIDSAKVLGLPIDIEIYDSQENKYGSNVPALIQKHQLQSANAIIGPFYQSNAEVAAKLLKETNTPVISPLSKDVGNPYRNLYQTIPSTETVKNTMFDFMRSNGGNIMAVVDRKKESIIKYIKENQKGVPFVAFTSNGSVSVESFKSLLVKGKMNYVVMETANTWMIKTTLAMMLGVMNDYQVQLVILEPNDTLDFEEIKFENLVKLKLMYPSVTRENISNEAVMFEKNYKKVNTIYPGTYATRGFDVTFDTMMRLVQDVKFEETVNTVATKQVDNQFEYYLKSDGGYTNKGVFILYYDSDLTIKEAK, from the coding sequence ATGAAGTATTTTTTTATAATTTGTCTGCAGTTTTTTTTATTTATCAATGTTAGTTTTTCTCAAGAAAAAACAATTACACATAAGGTTGAAGCAGATGAAACAATAGTTGAAATTGCTAAAAAATACCAAGTCACTCCTTACGATATTTACCAACTTAATCCTGATGCCCAAAAAAGATTAAAACCTAATATGGTATTGTTGATTCCATCGAAGGCTGGAGCCAAAGTAACTGCAGTTGCGCCAAAGTTAACATTGCCTACAGGTTCTCATGAAGTGATGCCAAAAGAGACAATCTATGGGATTCAAAAACAATATGGTATTACTGAAGAAGCTTTAAAAAAAGCTAATCCGTTTTTAGAGACTGATGGTTTGCAAATAGGGCAAGTTTTAGTTATTCCTTATAATAGATTAAATAAGTCTGAAGCACCAGTAGTGACTGAGAAGTCGGTTTATCACGAAGTACTTCCGAAAGAAACAAAGTATTCTATCGCGAAGCAATATGGAATTACTATTGAAGAGCTTGAGAAATTAAATCCAGAAATTGTACCTAATTTAACTATTGGGTATAAATTATTAATAAATGGAGCGCCTACTCCTGCTAAAGTTATTAAAACAGTTGAGCCGTTAGAAGTTAAAAAAGTTGTTTTAAATCCGCTTGCTAATGATTTAAAAAAGGAGGTTACTTATACTACTTATGAGGTAAAGCCACAGGAAACATTGTATAGTTTATCTAAAATGTTTGATTTGTCTCAGGACGAATTGATAAAATTAAATCCAGCGCTAATCAATGGTGTTACTATTGGTATGGTATTGAAAGTACCGTCAAAAACGGCTCTACAGAACCAAGTAAAAAAAGAATTTACTTCTTTATCTAATATCATAGCAGAAGGAAAACGAAAAAGATTGGTGATGTTGTTACCGTTTAATATTCCCAATGTACAAGGGGATACCGTGAACTCTACTACTGAGCGTTTGAAGAAAGATAAGTTCTTGAATATGACGATGGATTTTTATGCTGGAGCTTTGATGGCAATTGATTCGGCTAAAGTTTTAGGTTTACCTATTGATATTGAAATTTATGATTCACAAGAAAACAAGTATGGATCGAATGTGCCAGCTTTAATTCAGAAACACCAATTACAATCGGCAAATGCAATTATTGGTCCGTTTTATCAAAGTAATGCTGAAGTAGCAGCTAAATTGTTGAAAGAAACCAATACACCTGTAATTTCGCCTTTGTCTAAAGATGTAGGGAATCCGTATCGTAATTTGTATCAAACGATTCCTTCAACAGAAACAGTTAAAAATACCATGTTTGATTTTATGCGTTCCAATGGCGGAAATATAATGGCTGTTGTGGATAGAAAAAAAGAATCCATTATTAAGTATATCAAAGAAAATCAAAAAGGTGTTCCTTTTGTAGCTTTTACAAGTAATGGAAGTGTTTCGGTTGAAAGTTTTAAGAGTTTATTGGTAAAAGGGAAAATGAACTATGTGGTGATGGAAACTGCTAATACTTGGATGATAAAAACGACTTTGGCGATGATGCTAGGAGTAATGAATGATTATCAAGTACAACTTGTGATTTTAGAGCCGAATGATACACTGGATTTTGAGGAAATTAAATTTGAAAATTTGGTAAAATTGAAATTGATGTATCCATCAGTGACTCGTGAAAATATTTCAAATGAAGCTGTTATGTTTGAAAAGAACTACAAAAAAGTGAATACTATTTATCCTGGAACTTATGCAACTCGCGGTTTCGATGTTACTTTTGATACCATGATGCGTCTAGTGCAAGATGTGAAATTTGAAGAAACAGTCAATACGGTGGCGACAAAACAAGTCGATAACCAATTTGAATATTATTTAAAATCAGATGGAGGGTATACAAATAAAGGAGTGTTTATTTTATATTATGATTCAGATTTAACTATTAAAGAAGCAAAATAA
- a CDS encoding OsmC family protein has translation MTSKVTYLGDLRTSSIHLQSGSEIISDAPLDNNGKGEAFSPTDTVANALATCMFTIMGIKARDLDVDLTASTASVTKIMNAEPRKIGTIEITFDMDVAVDDKTKVILERAAMTCPVFLSLHPDIEKKISFNWK, from the coding sequence ATGACATCAAAAGTGACCTATTTAGGAGATTTAAGAACATCATCGATTCATTTGCAATCTGGAAGCGAAATCATTTCGGATGCTCCTTTGGATAACAACGGAAAAGGGGAGGCTTTTTCTCCTACGGATACTGTGGCTAATGCTTTAGCGACTTGTATGTTTACTATTATGGGGATTAAAGCTCGTGATTTGGACGTAGATTTGACTGCTTCAACAGCTTCGGTAACGAAAATTATGAATGCTGAACCAAGAAAAATTGGTACTATCGAAATTACATTTGATATGGATGTGGCAGTCGATGATAAAACTAAAGTAATTTTAGAAAGAGCTGCGATGACTTGTCCAGTGTTTTTGAGTTTGCATCCTGATATCGAGAAGAAAATCAGTTTCAACTGGAAGTAA
- a CDS encoding DUF3820 family protein: MDKNQEQLIKLAHTKMPFGKYEGRYLIDLPEYYVVWYQNKGFPKGELGQQLQLIYELKLNGLEELIRNIKKRYPKSR; the protein is encoded by the coding sequence ATGGATAAAAATCAAGAACAACTCATCAAACTAGCCCATACAAAGATGCCTTTTGGTAAATACGAAGGACGCTATTTGATTGATTTGCCCGAATATTATGTGGTTTGGTATCAGAACAAAGGATTTCCAAAAGGAGAATTAGGTCAACAACTTCAATTGATCTATGAATTAAAATTGAATGGATTGGAGGAATTGATACGAAATATTAAAAAAAGGTATCCCAAATCTAGATAA
- a CDS encoding CTP synthase yields the protein MNQTKYIFVTGGVTSSLGKGIIAASLAKLLQARGYRTTIQKFDPYLNVDPGTLNPYEHGECYVTDDGAETDLDLGHYERFLNVPTSQANNVTTGRIYLSVIEKERRGEFLGKTVQVVPHITNEIKDRMQLLGKSGDYDIVITEIGGTVGDIESLPYIESVRQLVWDMGENNAIVIHLTLVPYLAAAGELKTKPTQHSVKALMESGIKADILVCRTEHEISNEIRNKLALFCNVKREAVIQSIDASTIYEVPNLMLEEGLDIVALKKLDLPKKAAPDLKHWNTFLKRIKSPKHTVNIGLIGKYVEMQDCYKSILEAFIHSGAANETKVNVISLHSEYIDEESVAEQFKDLDAILVAPGFGERGIEGKIAAVRYARENKLPFFGICLGMQMSVIEYSRNVLGLAEANSTEMNPETPNPVVNLMEDQKTVTDKGGTMRLGAWKCEIKPDTLAYKIYGQTTISERHRHRYEYNNEYLDALQNAGLKASGVNPDTGLVEIVEIEDHPFFIGVQYHPEYKSTVINPHPLFVNFVAAAVQAKKNK from the coding sequence ATGAATCAAACGAAATATATTTTTGTTACTGGTGGTGTGACTTCTTCATTAGGAAAAGGAATTATTGCAGCATCATTAGCAAAATTGTTACAAGCCAGAGGATATCGTACAACAATTCAAAAGTTTGACCCTTATTTAAATGTAGATCCAGGGACATTAAATCCTTACGAACACGGGGAATGTTATGTAACTGATGATGGTGCTGAAACTGATTTGGATTTAGGACACTACGAGCGTTTCTTGAACGTTCCTACTTCTCAGGCAAATAACGTCACTACTGGTAGAATTTACCTTTCTGTTATTGAAAAAGAAAGAAGAGGGGAGTTTCTAGGGAAAACAGTACAAGTAGTTCCTCATATTACCAATGAAATTAAAGACAGAATGCAATTACTTGGTAAATCAGGTGATTATGATATTGTCATTACTGAAATTGGTGGTACTGTCGGAGATATTGAATCATTACCTTATATTGAATCTGTACGTCAACTAGTTTGGGATATGGGTGAAAATAATGCTATTGTAATTCATTTAACATTAGTTCCTTATTTAGCTGCAGCAGGTGAGTTAAAAACAAAACCAACACAGCACTCTGTAAAAGCATTGATGGAAAGCGGTATTAAAGCAGACATCTTAGTTTGTAGAACAGAGCACGAAATTTCAAATGAAATTCGTAATAAATTAGCGTTGTTTTGTAACGTAAAAAGAGAAGCAGTTATTCAATCTATTGATGCTTCTACTATATATGAAGTGCCTAATTTAATGCTTGAAGAAGGCTTAGATATTGTGGCTCTTAAGAAGTTAGATTTACCTAAAAAAGCGGCTCCAGATTTAAAACATTGGAACACTTTCTTAAAAAGAATTAAATCCCCAAAACATACAGTTAATATTGGTTTAATTGGCAAATATGTTGAAATGCAAGACTGTTACAAGTCGATTTTAGAAGCTTTTATTCATTCAGGAGCGGCTAATGAGACTAAAGTAAATGTAATTTCATTGCATTCTGAATATATTGACGAAGAGTCGGTAGCAGAGCAATTTAAAGATTTAGATGCTATACTTGTGGCTCCTGGTTTTGGTGAAAGAGGTATAGAAGGTAAAATCGCTGCGGTACGTTATGCACGTGAAAACAAATTACCATTCTTTGGTATTTGTTTGGGAATGCAAATGTCAGTTATTGAATATTCAAGAAACGTTTTAGGATTAGCAGAAGCAAATTCAACTGAAATGAATCCTGAAACACCTAATCCAGTGGTTAATTTGATGGAAGATCAAAAAACTGTGACGGATAAAGGTGGAACGATGCGTCTTGGAGCTTGGAAATGTGAAATTAAACCAGATACTTTGGCTTACAAAATTTATGGTCAAACTACTATTTCAGAGCGTCACCGTCACCGTTATGAGTACAATAACGAATACCTTGATGCACTTCAAAATGCAGGCTTAAAAGCTTCAGGTGTAAATCCTGATACTGGTTTAGTTGAAATTGTTGAAATTGAAGATCATCCTTTCTTTATTGGTGTACAATACCATCCAGAATATAAGAGTACAGTAATCAATCCGCATCCTCTTTTTGTCAATTTTGTGGCAGCTGCAGTGCAGGCTAAGAAAAATAAATAA
- the yidC gene encoding membrane protein insertase YidC, with protein MEEKKFDPNSLIGFVLIFGILLWIMYQNKPDEAQIAAEKAQKELVAKEELKAQEVAKTITMAAATTVSDTLQLAQLQKSLGSFAYSATLPSAQGGITTLENNLVTLKIANKGGYIVEATLKNFERFKKGSGELVQLIKDNNSSLNIQLVTKDNHTLNTKDLYFEPTLTKNGEDQILSMRLKSAENQYLEYKYVLKADDYMLDFEIQTQGLNNALVSSKPLNLEWDLKTYANEKSINYENRYAEVYFEYEDGKTDYLGLGSDKTDDPSKVSFIAYKQHFFSSILLTSTPFEKADLYSNNLVNDEEIDTIFTKQFKSKVPLAFKNGEIDQKMNWYFGPTDYKLLQSYDKNLESIVPLGWGIFGWINRHAFIPMYSLLSSFIEHGWAIVLFTILIKLLMSPVTYKSFLSQAKMKVLKPEITELGEKFKKDPMKKQQETMKLYNKAGVNPMAGCIPGLLQMPVFYALFQFFPSAIGLRQQSFLWADDLSSFDSVYALPFRIPGYGSHISLFPILASIAIFFYMKLTTGDQQMAQPQQEGMPDMAKMMKIMIYISPLMMLFFFNSYASGLSLYYFISNLISIGLLLVIKNYIVDEDKIHAQIQENKKKEPKKPSKFQQKLQEVMEQQEAMKAQQKKK; from the coding sequence ATGGAAGAAAAAAAATTTGATCCTAATTCGTTAATTGGTTTTGTACTGATATTTGGAATTTTACTTTGGATAATGTATCAAAACAAGCCTGACGAAGCTCAGATTGCTGCAGAGAAAGCACAAAAAGAATTGGTTGCAAAAGAAGAATTAAAAGCTCAAGAAGTAGCAAAAACCATTACAATGGCTGCTGCTACAACGGTGAGTGATACCCTTCAATTGGCACAATTACAAAAATCATTAGGGAGCTTTGCTTATTCAGCGACTTTACCTTCTGCTCAAGGTGGAATTACAACTCTTGAAAACAATTTAGTTACTTTAAAAATAGCTAATAAAGGAGGTTATATTGTTGAAGCGACTTTAAAGAACTTTGAAAGATTCAAGAAAGGTTCTGGCGAATTGGTTCAGTTAATTAAGGATAATAACTCTAGTTTAAACATTCAGTTAGTAACAAAAGACAATCATACTTTAAACACTAAAGATTTATATTTTGAACCTACACTAACTAAAAACGGTGAAGATCAAATATTATCGATGCGTTTAAAATCAGCTGAAAATCAATATTTAGAATATAAATATGTATTGAAGGCCGATGATTATATGTTGGATTTTGAAATTCAAACTCAAGGATTAAACAACGCTTTGGTATCTTCAAAACCATTAAACCTAGAATGGGATTTAAAGACCTATGCTAATGAAAAAAGCATCAACTATGAAAATCGTTATGCTGAAGTATATTTTGAGTATGAAGATGGTAAAACGGATTATTTAGGTTTAGGAAGTGATAAAACGGATGATCCTTCTAAAGTGTCTTTCATTGCTTACAAACAGCATTTCTTTTCATCTATTTTGTTGACAAGTACGCCTTTTGAAAAAGCGGATTTGTATTCAAATAATTTAGTGAATGACGAAGAAATAGATACTATTTTTACAAAACAATTCAAATCTAAAGTGCCTTTAGCATTCAAAAATGGTGAAATTGACCAAAAAATGAATTGGTATTTTGGACCTACAGATTATAAACTGTTACAATCATACGATAAAAATTTAGAATCAATTGTACCATTAGGTTGGGGGATATTTGGATGGATCAACCGTCACGCTTTTATTCCTATGTATAGTTTGTTGAGTTCGTTTATTGAGCACGGATGGGCGATTGTATTATTTACAATTTTGATTAAATTGTTAATGTCTCCAGTAACCTATAAGTCATTCTTGTCACAAGCAAAAATGAAAGTACTGAAGCCAGAAATTACAGAATTGGGAGAGAAATTCAAAAAAGACCCAATGAAAAAGCAACAAGAAACAATGAAATTATACAACAAAGCAGGGGTAAATCCTATGGCGGGTTGTATTCCTGGTTTGTTGCAAATGCCTGTCTTTTATGCGTTGTTCCAATTTTTTCCGTCAGCGATTGGATTGAGACAACAATCATTCCTTTGGGCAGATGATTTGTCTTCTTTTGATTCCGTTTATGCTTTGCCTTTCCGAATTCCAGGTTACGGAAGTCATATCAGTTTGTTTCCTATTTTAGCTTCGATTGCGATTTTCTTCTATATGAAATTAACAACTGGAGACCAACAAATGGCACAACCACAACAAGAAGGGATGCCAGATATGGCTAAGATGATGAAAATCATGATTTATATCTCGCCTTTAATGATGTTGTTTTTCTTCAACAGTTACGCATCAGGATTGAGTTTGTATTATTTTATTTCCAACTTAATTTCAATCGGATTGTTATTGGTTATCAAAAATTATATTGTGGATGAAGATAAAATTCATGCTCAAATTCAAGAGAACAAGAAAAAAGAGCCGAAAAAGCCAAGCAAGTTCCAACAAAAATTACAAGAGGTAATGGAGCAACAAGAGGCTATGAAAGCACAACAAAAAAAGAAATAA
- the mnmA gene encoding tRNA 2-thiouridine(34) synthase MnmA, with amino-acid sequence MKRVVVGLSGGVDSSVAAYLLQQQGYEVIGLFMKNWHDDSVTISNDCPWLEDSNDALLVAEKLGIPFQTVDLSEEYKEKIVDYMFNEYEKGRTPNPDVLCNREIKFDVFMKIALSLGADYVATGHYCRKSEIEVDGKTVYQLKAGVDNNKDQSYFLCQLSQEQLSKALFPIGELTKPEVREIAGEMELVTAEKKDSQGLCFIGKVRLPEFLQQKLQPKEGQIIQIDALDSIYNTKSDANVSGIEALTLASNKVNYTPTMGKVVGKHQGAHYFTVGQRKGLNVGGTKEALFVIATNVDTNTIYTGMGAEHPGLFRSALFIESSEVHWIREDLALANGETMEVMVRIRYRQPLQKAILHQFENGMYIAFEEPQSAITEGQFAAWYHDDELIGSGVIS; translated from the coding sequence ATGAAACGTGTTGTAGTAGGTCTTTCGGGTGGTGTTGATTCCAGTGTAGCAGCTTATTTGTTACAGCAACAAGGATATGAAGTAATCGGTCTTTTTATGAAAAATTGGCATGATGATTCGGTTACTATATCGAATGATTGTCCGTGGTTAGAAGACAGTAACGATGCTTTATTAGTAGCTGAGAAACTTGGAATTCCTTTTCAAACGGTTGATTTAAGCGAAGAATACAAAGAGAAAATCGTGGACTATATGTTCAACGAATATGAAAAAGGTCGTACTCCTAATCCGGACGTGCTTTGTAATCGCGAGATAAAATTTGATGTTTTTATGAAAATCGCCCTTAGTCTTGGGGCAGATTATGTAGCAACAGGTCATTATTGTCGTAAAAGTGAAATAGAAGTAGACGGTAAAACCGTTTACCAATTGAAAGCTGGTGTTGACAATAATAAAGACCAATCGTACTTCCTTTGTCAATTATCTCAAGAGCAATTGTCTAAGGCTTTGTTTCCCATAGGTGAGTTAACCAAACCAGAAGTCCGTGAAATTGCTGGCGAAATGGAATTGGTAACTGCTGAAAAGAAAGATTCGCAAGGACTTTGTTTTATTGGAAAAGTACGTCTGCCAGAATTTTTACAACAAAAATTACAACCGAAAGAAGGTCAAATTATACAAATTGACGCTTTGGATTCTATTTATAATACTAAGTCGGATGCGAACGTTTCTGGTATTGAGGCTTTAACTTTAGCTTCGAACAAAGTAAATTATACACCTACAATGGGTAAAGTGGTGGGGAAACACCAAGGTGCTCATTATTTTACAGTGGGACAACGCAAGGGGCTGAACGTAGGTGGAACCAAAGAAGCCTTGTTTGTTATAGCGACCAATGTAGATACCAATACCATATATACTGGTATGGGAGCAGAACATCCAGGATTGTTTAGAAGCGCTTTGTTTATTGAATCGTCTGAGGTACATTGGATTCGTGAAGATTTAGCTTTGGCCAATGGCGAAACCATGGAAGTGATGGTTCGTATTCGTTACCGTCAACCTTTACAAAAAGCAATTTTACATCAATTTGAAAACGGAATGTATATTGCTTTTGAAGAGCCACAATCAGCAATTACAGAAGGTCAGTTTGCCGCTTGGTACCATGATGATGAATTGATAGGTTCAGGGGTAATTTCTTAA
- a CDS encoding S8 family serine peptidase, producing the protein MKNVLCLLSFFICFAVSAQEEAWVYFNAKANEQSYYDAPLTMLSQRALDRRIAQKINIDFKDVPINPSYISEIKKTEGFTVMAKSKWLNAIHLRGDVTAIRSLKTHSFVDKIVFANKSLNLSNKTVKTAKVAVTDKTKNTRVNFAYGVSENQIKMLNGDVLHQQNYTGSGKIIAVLDSGFPGVNTVAPFARIRDANKILGGYNFVAHSTDFYKGGTHGTYVLSSMAGYKENVLVGTAPDASYYLFVTEDDVDENPVEESYWVEAAEKADSLGVDIITTSLGYFKDHTNPAYDYSYSDMSGDATFVSKGANIAFSKGMMVIASGGNEGTTSEPHIGSPADAFSVLAVGAVTSTGVRASFSSIGPSYDGRVKPDVMAQGQSAVLSDEKGNIVTASGTSFSGPIIAGMVACLWQAFPNKTNQEIKDMVIRSSSKYTSPTNEFGYGIPNFSLALGIVFPEIEDFSESVKVYPNPTPNFIRVDFPESFKNGRVLFYSAFGKKVLEQNNIVPIEPISLESLTSGIYFYTLEFNTFSKTGKIIKL; encoded by the coding sequence GTGAAAAATGTTTTATGTTTACTTTCCTTTTTTATCTGTTTTGCTGTTTCAGCACAGGAAGAAGCATGGGTATACTTTAATGCCAAAGCTAATGAGCAATCCTATTATGATGCTCCACTAACAATGCTCTCTCAAAGAGCGTTAGACAGACGCATTGCCCAAAAAATAAATATCGATTTTAAGGACGTTCCCATCAATCCCAGTTATATTTCTGAAATAAAAAAAACGGAGGGTTTTACGGTTATGGCAAAATCCAAATGGTTGAATGCTATTCATCTAAGAGGAGATGTCACAGCAATTCGCTCGTTAAAGACTCATTCCTTTGTAGACAAAATTGTTTTTGCAAATAAAAGTTTGAATCTGTCCAATAAGACAGTTAAAACTGCAAAAGTAGCGGTAACAGATAAGACAAAAAATACGAGAGTCAATTTTGCTTATGGAGTTTCTGAAAACCAAATCAAGATGCTGAATGGTGATGTTTTGCACCAGCAAAACTATACCGGTTCAGGAAAAATAATTGCCGTTTTAGATTCAGGATTTCCAGGGGTGAATACGGTTGCTCCTTTTGCAAGAATACGAGACGCTAATAAAATTTTAGGGGGTTATAATTTTGTAGCACACAGTACAGATTTCTATAAAGGAGGAACACATGGTACCTATGTTTTGTCCAGTATGGCAGGATATAAGGAAAACGTCTTAGTAGGAACTGCACCAGATGCCTCTTATTATTTATTTGTTACCGAAGACGATGTTGATGAAAACCCTGTTGAAGAATCCTACTGGGTTGAAGCTGCTGAAAAAGCGGATAGTTTAGGAGTTGATATTATTACGACTTCATTAGGATATTTTAAAGATCATACGAATCCTGCTTACGATTATAGTTATTCTGATATGTCGGGTGATGCTACTTTTGTATCTAAGGGAGCAAATATTGCCTTTTCAAAAGGAATGATGGTTATTGCTTCTGGCGGAAATGAAGGGACTACTTCAGAGCCACATATCGGTTCGCCAGCCGATGCTTTTTCTGTGTTGGCAGTTGGAGCGGTAACGAGTACTGGAGTAAGAGCAAGCTTTAGCTCTATTGGTCCGTCATATGACGGTAGAGTAAAACCAGATGTGATGGCACAAGGACAGTCTGCTGTTTTGTCTGATGAAAAAGGAAATATAGTTACCGCTAGTGGGACTTCGTTTTCTGGGCCTATAATTGCTGGTATGGTGGCTTGTTTGTGGCAAGCATTCCCTAATAAAACCAATCAAGAAATCAAAGATATGGTGATTCGATCATCTAGTAAGTATACGAGTCCTACTAATGAATTTGGTTATGGTATTCCTAACTTTAGTTTGGCTTTAGGAATCGTGTTCCCTGAAATCGAAGATTTTTCAGAATCAGTAAAAGTATATCCTAATCCTACGCCTAATTTTATTCGTGTAGATTTTCCGGAAAGTTTTAAAAACGGACGAGTTTTGTTTTATTCCGCTTTTGGAAAAAAAGTGTTGGAACAAAATAATATTGTTCCTATTGAACCTATTTCATTAGAGTCGTTAACGAGTGGTATCTATTTTTATACATTAGAATTTAATACATTTTCTAAAACAGGAAAAATTATTAAACTTTAA